Proteins from a single region of Gemmatimonas sp. UBA7669:
- a CDS encoding cryptochrome/photolyase family protein: protein MTPRVRATAPLGGSLLPHPIRHLVLVLGDQLDATSSAFDGFDAERDVVWMAEVMEESTHVWSSKPRTAVFLSAMRHFAAAQRALGRHVRYTTLDDPDSTHSLAGELARSVAALAPAQLVMTEPGDWRVQQTLVDAAQSCGMKLELRPDRHFYASIDDFRAHAQGRKQLRLEYWYRELRQRHGVLLTNDGKPEGGQWNFDAQNRGSFGKQGPADLPAPRTFPPDAITREVLTLVNTRLASHPGSLDAFDWPVTPDDAQLALKDFVEHRLPQFGTYQDAMWTNEPWLYHSRLSAVMNLKLLSPRDVVQATERAYRDGHVPLAAAEGFIRQILGWREYVRGIYWLEMPRYLTRNALDAREPLPAFYWTGDTEMRCLQQSIGQTLELGYAHHIQRLMVTGLYALLLGVNPVAVHEWYLAVYVDAVEWVELPNTLGMSQYADGGIMASKPYAATGKYIQRMSNYCTSCRFDPAKASGDDACPFTTLYWDFLQRHEPLLARNQRMALQVKNLARLDTAARTAIADRAAHIRREGGAPPRALQLL, encoded by the coding sequence ATGACACCTCGCGTTCGTGCCACCGCCCCTCTGGGCGGGTCGCTCCTGCCGCACCCCATCCGCCACCTTGTCCTGGTGCTCGGCGATCAGCTCGACGCCACCTCGTCCGCGTTCGACGGTTTTGATGCAGAGCGGGACGTGGTATGGATGGCCGAGGTGATGGAGGAGTCCACGCACGTGTGGTCCAGCAAGCCGCGCACGGCCGTGTTTCTGTCGGCCATGCGGCACTTCGCGGCGGCGCAGCGCGCCTTGGGACGCCATGTGCGGTACACGACCCTTGATGACCCGGACAGCACGCATTCGCTCGCTGGCGAGTTGGCGCGGTCGGTGGCAGCGCTTGCTCCAGCGCAGCTTGTCATGACTGAGCCAGGCGACTGGCGCGTGCAGCAGACCCTGGTGGACGCGGCGCAGTCATGCGGCATGAAGCTCGAACTGCGCCCCGACCGTCACTTCTACGCCAGCATCGACGACTTCCGTGCGCATGCTCAGGGTCGCAAGCAACTGCGGCTCGAGTACTGGTACCGTGAGTTGCGTCAACGCCATGGCGTGTTGCTCACCAATGATGGCAAGCCCGAAGGCGGTCAGTGGAACTTCGATGCACAGAATCGCGGGAGCTTTGGCAAACAGGGGCCTGCAGACCTCCCCGCGCCGCGTACCTTCCCGCCTGATGCCATTACGCGCGAGGTGCTCACCCTGGTCAACACGCGACTGGCCTCGCATCCCGGATCACTCGATGCCTTTGACTGGCCGGTCACGCCGGACGACGCGCAGTTGGCGCTGAAGGATTTTGTGGAGCACCGTTTGCCGCAGTTCGGCACCTATCAGGACGCCATGTGGACCAACGAGCCCTGGCTCTATCACTCGCGACTCAGCGCGGTCATGAATCTCAAGCTGCTGAGTCCCCGTGACGTGGTGCAGGCCACCGAACGTGCGTACCGCGATGGCCATGTGCCACTCGCCGCGGCGGAGGGCTTCATTCGGCAGATTCTCGGCTGGCGAGAATACGTCCGTGGAATCTACTGGTTGGAGATGCCCAGGTATCTCACGCGCAATGCGCTGGACGCGCGTGAGCCGCTTCCGGCCTTCTACTGGACGGGTGACACCGAGATGCGCTGCCTGCAGCAGTCCATCGGACAGACCCTCGAACTCGGCTATGCCCACCACATCCAGCGTCTGATGGTCACGGGGTTGTATGCGTTGCTGCTCGGTGTAAACCCGGTGGCCGTGCACGAATGGTATCTGGCTGTGTATGTGGACGCGGTGGAGTGGGTGGAGCTGCCCAATACCCTCGGCATGTCGCAGTATGCCGACGGCGGCATCATGGCCTCGAAGCCCTATGCCGCCACAGGCAAGTACATCCAGCGGATGAGCAACTACTGCACGAGCTGCCGCTTCGACCCGGCGAAAGCCAGTGGTGATGACGCCTGCCCCTTCACGACGTTGTACTGGGACTTTCTCCAGCGGCATGAGCCGCTGCTGGCGCGCAATCAGCGCATGGCGTTACAGGTGAAGAACCTCGCCCGGCTCGACACCGCGGCGCGTACGGCAATTGCCGACCGGGCTGCGCACATTCGCCGGGAAGGCGGAGCGCCGCCGCGCGCGCTGCAACTGCTCTGA
- a CDS encoding GNAT family N-acetyltransferase, whose protein sequence is MLTVEPLARHRDALPILAEWMLAEWAPWYGPDGPGDAMADLERYASSETDLPVGLVAYRDGELVGLCALKDDVLPPVPHLGPWAGAGLVGPNHRGQGVGASLLRATTELARSLGFGHIYCATATSHTLMEREGWQPMQSATLHGTAVVIYARSLSLGSSGECTG, encoded by the coding sequence ATGCTCACCGTCGAACCGCTGGCCCGCCACCGTGACGCGTTGCCAATCCTCGCCGAATGGATGTTGGCGGAATGGGCCCCATGGTACGGGCCAGATGGCCCTGGCGATGCCATGGCGGACTTGGAGCGATACGCCTCCAGCGAAACGGATCTGCCGGTGGGGCTGGTGGCCTATCGCGACGGCGAACTGGTTGGCCTGTGCGCGCTCAAGGATGACGTGCTGCCTCCGGTGCCGCACCTCGGCCCATGGGCGGGCGCTGGCCTCGTCGGACCGAACCATCGTGGCCAGGGAGTTGGTGCGTCGCTGCTGCGTGCGACTACCGAATTGGCACGGTCCCTCGGATTTGGCCACATCTACTGCGCAACAGCCACGTCACACACGCTGATGGAGCGCGAGGGCTGGCAGCCGATGCAATCCGCAACGCTTCATGGGACCGCTGTCGTGATATATGCCAGGTCGCTGTCACTGGGTTCGTCCGGCGAATGCACGGGATGA
- a CDS encoding DUF2256 domain-containing protein — protein sequence MPRMRKKSELPSKTCLTCGRPFVWRKKWERDWEQVKYCSDACRSKAPRSSRAGDTP from the coding sequence ATGCCGCGCATGCGCAAGAAGTCTGAGTTGCCGTCCAAGACCTGCCTCACCTGTGGCCGCCCGTTCGTCTGGCGCAAGAAGTGGGAGCGCGATTGGGAGCAGGTGAAGTACTGCTCCGATGCGTGTCGGTCGAAAGCGCCCAGGTCATCACGCGCTGGCGACACTCCCTGA
- the pdeM gene encoding ligase-associated DNA damage response endonuclease PdeM: MTGVPPGALTREVAGATVVMLPQRALWLPAHDTVLVADLHWGKAAAFRAAHVPVPVGTTSSDLSRLSVVLESTGARRLVVLGDLLHARSGRHHDTLAAIAQWRARHAAVHMLLVRGNHDLQAGDPPPELDIVCTSTPWRAGPFVGVHEPEPHDAGYVLAGHLHPNVTLRGRGRTSARLPAFAFGPSVGLLPAFSSFTGGGMYEPQPNDHLFAIADNEVLAL; the protein is encoded by the coding sequence GTGACGGGTGTGCCACCTGGTGCACTGACGCGAGAAGTCGCCGGCGCGACTGTGGTCATGCTGCCGCAGCGGGCGTTATGGTTGCCTGCGCACGACACCGTGCTGGTGGCCGATTTGCATTGGGGCAAGGCTGCGGCATTTCGCGCGGCGCATGTACCGGTGCCCGTCGGCACCACGTCCAGCGATCTGTCGCGACTGTCTGTTGTGCTCGAGTCCACCGGTGCGCGGCGGCTCGTGGTGCTGGGCGATCTGCTGCATGCACGCAGCGGTCGCCATCACGACACACTGGCCGCCATTGCGCAGTGGCGCGCTCGCCATGCGGCGGTACATATGCTGCTCGTACGCGGCAACCACGATCTGCAGGCTGGCGACCCTCCGCCCGAACTCGATATCGTGTGCACGAGTACGCCGTGGCGTGCCGGTCCATTCGTTGGTGTGCACGAACCGGAGCCTCACGATGCCGGCTATGTGTTGGCCGGCCACCTGCACCCGAACGTCACATTGCGGGGGCGTGGGCGGACGAGCGCGCGGCTGCCGGCGTTCGCGTTCGGACCGAGCGTGGGGCTGCTTCCGGCCTTTTCCAGCTTTACGGGTGGCGGCATGTACGAGCCGCAGCCCAACGACCATCTGTTCGCCATAGCCGATAACGAGGTGCTGGCTCTCTAG
- a CDS encoding sensor histidine kinase, whose translation MSPVSESIDLTFIAALALATRLAIALVFAGVLAALSSYLRHAFHRAMAWAWFVWAMLALLGVIGWQQPVAGGVRQIALATLAGGVVMLMAMLSLRAVQVAADDPVRILPRDWLSALALGGTIGFTAQWWAPRVIAEAMNSALVLTRALQLAGFLATSLLCVAILRHRRWLTARLLPLALGSAGAALCVIMDGALRVQSPGALGDLGRELWSATLLTAAMIVYGVGTLWTALELEREHLLATASDTQQIASAAAESARLESLGNMAAGVAHDVNNMLTIIRTMAELVRSEVPADAHDLQQDLRDVLSETGDAGAWSARLLRFAKSRPGHTDDVAPGVLLESLAPMLQRVLPTGNPLRLAVRSRTPVRFDAVLFEQAVLNLVTNAGEAHDAASQRTRPVQVSLRDVRPNAARPCSLGWLLPREYVCLRVEDEGPGIAQSVRTRLFDPFYSTKGPQRTGLGLYTVGQFALSAGGAVDVHSREGQGTSVEIFLPALSALSALQDEMKPQGIRRLVSEQTDGPPDRAFAFESALQRSGALP comes from the coding sequence ATGTCGCCCGTGTCTGAGAGCATCGACCTCACCTTCATCGCGGCACTGGCCCTGGCCACCCGCCTCGCCATTGCGCTCGTGTTCGCGGGCGTGCTGGCGGCGTTGTCCTCGTATCTGCGCCATGCGTTCCACCGGGCAATGGCCTGGGCCTGGTTCGTGTGGGCCATGCTGGCCCTGCTGGGGGTGATTGGCTGGCAGCAGCCGGTTGCGGGGGGCGTGAGGCAGATTGCCCTGGCGACGCTGGCGGGCGGTGTGGTCATGCTCATGGCCATGCTCTCGCTCCGTGCCGTTCAGGTGGCAGCGGACGATCCGGTGCGCATACTGCCTCGGGACTGGCTGAGCGCCCTGGCCCTGGGCGGCACAATTGGGTTTACGGCCCAGTGGTGGGCGCCGCGCGTGATCGCGGAGGCCATGAATAGTGCCCTGGTGCTGACACGTGCCTTGCAACTCGCTGGTTTTCTGGCCACCTCGCTGCTCTGCGTGGCCATTCTGCGCCATCGCCGCTGGCTGACGGCACGACTGCTGCCGCTTGCCCTCGGCAGTGCGGGGGCCGCGCTCTGTGTCATCATGGACGGCGCCTTGCGGGTGCAGTCTCCCGGCGCGCTCGGTGACCTGGGCCGCGAACTCTGGTCGGCCACGCTGCTCACTGCGGCCATGATTGTCTATGGCGTCGGCACCTTGTGGACCGCGCTTGAACTCGAGCGGGAGCATCTGCTCGCCACCGCATCGGACACCCAGCAGATCGCATCGGCGGCGGCGGAATCCGCACGCCTCGAGAGCCTTGGCAACATGGCGGCAGGCGTGGCGCACGATGTAAACAACATGCTCACGATCATCCGCACCATGGCGGAGCTGGTGCGCAGTGAAGTGCCAGCCGATGCGCACGACCTGCAGCAGGATCTGCGCGATGTGCTGTCGGAAACCGGCGATGCCGGCGCATGGTCAGCGCGTCTGCTGCGATTTGCCAAGAGTCGTCCCGGGCATACCGACGATGTGGCGCCGGGTGTGCTGCTCGAAAGCCTCGCCCCCATGCTGCAACGGGTGCTGCCGACTGGCAATCCGTTGCGGCTTGCCGTTCGCAGCCGCACACCCGTTCGGTTTGATGCCGTCCTGTTCGAGCAGGCCGTGCTCAATCTGGTCACCAATGCCGGCGAAGCCCATGACGCCGCGTCGCAGCGCACACGTCCCGTGCAAGTCTCGCTGCGCGATGTGCGTCCGAACGCCGCGCGTCCCTGCAGCCTCGGGTGGCTGCTGCCACGTGAGTACGTGTGCCTCCGCGTCGAAGACGAAGGACCCGGCATTGCGCAGTCGGTGCGCACGCGACTGTTCGATCCGTTCTACTCCACCAAGGGACCGCAGCGTACGGGCCTTGGCCTGTACACGGTGGGGCAGTTTGCGCTGTCCGCTGGTGGCGCGGTTGACGTGCACTCGCGCGAGGGCCAGGGCACCAGCGTGGAGATTTTTCTGCCGGCGCTCTCGGCGCTCTCGGCGCTCCAAGATGAGATGAAGCCGCAGGGTATTCGGCGTCTGGTGTCGGAACAAACGGACGGACCGCCGGACCGCGCCTTTGCGTTCGAGTCGGCGTTGCAGCGTTCGGGCGCGCTGCCGTGA
- a CDS encoding ATP-binding protein → MTANPFAPFIVASLALQLLATVAFCCAMLGLTIKLRHAPLRSASAVWMALTVLDACWLVGLGLPDSARLTRHGLVMLMCAAILVMGQQIGATARSMADIEIGMTNMRAPWRMRRSWAVAALGAAIGGVAHYWYDVVEPDSTVVRYLWLRSLLVLSTLWGLRVIFVTWRETPHARRRLQPLGTGTTVALCFLVVDGAVRYGIAFHSPDPWLPAAAVFSAFLGPFSLGIGFLVAALELEREHTRRAVVRIHVSLDRSTERERLQSLGRLAGDLAHDLHRRFSAITDALWRARGALGPEHAHLTRELGEAEDAVRRGTRLTTRLQAIAQMRPLRVEPFDVAAMTEQLLCGLRGALPPSVSLSTTFLGSATVLGDVGRYDQLLSNLVLNARDAMPDGGTISLRIDQADVTDTQPATRGHLTPGPYVTVVIEDNGTGIPASMQPDVFEAFVSTKGERGTGLGLATVVSAVHEMHGALFLDSELGRGTRFTIWLPTDTHPVHSPDEPSDSDLAYITTAVP, encoded by the coding sequence GTGACGGCCAATCCGTTTGCGCCGTTCATCGTCGCCAGCCTTGCGTTGCAGCTGCTGGCCACCGTGGCGTTCTGCTGCGCCATGTTGGGGCTCACAATCAAGCTGCGCCATGCCCCGCTTCGCTCCGCGTCGGCGGTGTGGATGGCCCTGACCGTTCTGGATGCCTGCTGGCTCGTGGGGCTGGGATTGCCCGACTCGGCGCGCCTGACTCGGCATGGACTGGTCATGCTGATGTGCGCGGCCATCCTCGTCATGGGCCAGCAGATCGGCGCCACGGCACGCAGCATGGCAGACATTGAGATTGGCATGACCAACATGCGCGCTCCCTGGCGAATGCGTCGCTCGTGGGCGGTCGCTGCACTGGGTGCGGCCATCGGCGGCGTGGCGCACTACTGGTACGACGTAGTCGAACCGGATTCGACCGTGGTGCGCTACTTGTGGCTCCGCAGCCTGTTGGTCCTCTCCACGCTTTGGGGACTGCGGGTCATCTTCGTCACGTGGCGCGAAACGCCGCACGCGCGGCGCAGGCTGCAGCCTCTTGGCACCGGCACCACGGTGGCCCTGTGCTTTCTTGTTGTCGATGGCGCGGTACGTTACGGCATCGCGTTTCACTCGCCGGATCCGTGGCTTCCGGCCGCCGCCGTCTTCAGTGCGTTTCTGGGCCCGTTCTCGCTGGGCATCGGATTCCTGGTGGCGGCCCTCGAACTGGAGCGCGAACACACGCGCCGTGCCGTCGTGCGCATTCACGTCTCTCTCGATCGGTCTACTGAGCGGGAACGCCTGCAAAGTCTCGGTCGTCTGGCCGGTGATCTTGCTCACGATCTGCACCGCCGATTCTCCGCCATCACCGACGCGTTGTGGCGCGCCCGCGGTGCGCTGGGGCCTGAGCACGCCCACCTCACGCGCGAGTTGGGTGAGGCGGAAGACGCCGTGCGTCGAGGCACGCGCCTCACCACGCGCCTGCAGGCCATCGCCCAGATGCGCCCGTTGCGCGTGGAGCCCTTCGATGTGGCAGCGATGACCGAGCAACTGCTCTGCGGGCTGCGTGGCGCTCTGCCACCATCGGTGAGTCTGTCCACGACCTTCTTGGGCAGTGCGACAGTACTGGGCGATGTCGGCCGTTATGACCAGCTGCTCAGCAACCTGGTCCTCAATGCCCGCGATGCCATGCCCGATGGCGGGACGATCAGCCTGCGCATTGATCAGGCGGATGTAACCGACACCCAGCCGGCAACCCGCGGACACCTGACGCCGGGCCCGTACGTGACTGTGGTCATCGAAGACAATGGCACGGGCATTCCCGCGTCCATGCAGCCCGATGTGTTTGAGGCCTTCGTCTCAACGAAAGGCGAGCGGGGAACGGGACTCGGGCTCGCCACGGTCGTCTCGGCTGTGCACGAAATGCATGGTGCGCTGTTCCTCGACTCCGAGCTGGGGCGAGGCACGCGGTTCACGATCTGGCTGCCAACGGATACTCATCCCGTGCATTCGCCGGACGAACCCAGTGACAGCGACCTGGCATATATCACGACAGCGGTCCCATGA